Genomic segment of Steroidobacter denitrificans:
AGCCATGCGCGGCTCACCCCCATCCTCGGTGCTCAAGCTCGGCATATCGTCCGGCGTCCCCTCGTCCCGGTTAGCGGCACTGCTCGCGCTACATCGCGCGAAAGAGCCCGAGACGCCTGTCTCGATGGAGGAAGTCACGTCGTCGCCGGACCTCATTGAGGGCGTGAAGAACGGCCGCTACGACATCGGGTTGGTGGCGACGACGACACCCGCCGACGACGCGCCGCTTTGGCGTGAAGAGTTGGCGGTCGCGGTGCCCGATCGCTCCCCCTTGCTCCGCTATGCCGCGATCCCCCTTGGGGCACTCCTATCCTATCCCTTGTTTCAGTATTGCCCCCTGGCCTGCGAAGTGCTGTTCGGTCAAGAGTGGCCCGTTCTTTACGGGGTCACGTCGTATGAATTGATGACCGTGATGGTGTCGGCCGGCTACGGGGTGGGCATCGCCCCCCGTTCACGCATCGAACAGTCCCGGAGCTGGGGTGTTGTGATGCGACCGTTGGCGGACGGCTCCTACTGGATCGGAACGCACATGTTCCGATCCGAGCGGAACGACTCGCCCGCCATCGAGCGTTTCGTCAAGCGAGCGCAGACGATCGCGTAGTGCCACCCTCCCGACGAGGGAGGGGGCCGTCGATCTGCTGGATGAGCAGTGCGCGACGCACTACCTGTACGGCCATTTCCAACGTCTCCAGCGTCACCGCCTCGATCGGCGACTGGCCGCCGAATTCGTCGTAGGGCTGCGTTAGTGCGTGGTAGATCTCCCAGGGGTCCACGCCGCGAGCCGTCTGCTTGAGGATGGTCTGGACCAGGCGACGCTTGAGCGGGTCGAGCTGCCAGTCCGGCACACGCTGCCCCCGGTTGCCCAGGCTGATCGACAGCAAGTTGCCCGCCGTGACTTCGTAGGTGATCCAGCGCCGCGACTTGCCGGCGAGCTTGGCGTAGTCGGCGACGGACAGGTTGTGGGGCGACTCCAGGATGTCGAGCAGGATCATCCGCTCGCGCTGGACGTTCGAGATGGTCGGTTCCGTCTTGGGAGCGCGCACCGCAGACAGCCGTTGCATTTGGATGGCTCCCTGCGGCGGCGCGTCGTGCGGCTTGGACAGCACCAAGGTCTGCACCGTTGTGCTCGCAGGCGATCCTTGCGTGTTCGATCCGTCACCAGCCATCGGCAGGCCTTCCAAGTGGAGGGCCAGAGGATTGCTGGCCGCTTCCAACTGGCCCTGCTCCAACAGGTCCAGCCGATCGGCCCAGTCCTGCATCATGCACCGACGCTGCTCGACGTACTCGGCATGGTTGTAGGTGCGGCGGACCGGGTTCGGGTCGACGTGCGAGAGCTGCGCGTCGATCCACTTGTCGGGATAGCCCAACTCGTTGAGCGTGGTCGAAAGGGTGGCGCGGATACCGTGGCCCGTCAGCCGGCCGTCGTAACCCAGCCGCTTCACTGCCGTATTGAGCGTGTTTTCGCTGATGCGCTGCTTCAGGCTCTTGGCCCCCGGGAACACGTGCTTCTGTCCCTGCTTGAACCGCTCCAGCATGTGCCGGACGATTTCAACCGCCTGCAGGGACAGCGGCACGATGTACGGCGGGATGTCCTCCGTCCGCAGGTTTTCCTTCTGCATCTTCAGTTCGAGCTGCTTCACCACATCTGGCGGAATGATCCACAGGCCGTCATCGAGGTGGAACTGATCCGGCGTCGCAAGCCGCAGCTCGCCCGTGCGCACGCCCGTCAGAAACAACATGCGGACGCCGAGCTGGGTCTGCAGCCGGCCGGGGTACTTGCGCAGCAGTTGCAGGAACTCGGGTAGCTCCGACATGCGCAGGAACGGGTTGTGGCGCACGGGCGGCTGCGGCATGGCGACCACATCCAGGTCGGAAGCCGGGTTGCGTTCCAGGCCGGGCACGACCACCAGCGCGTAGCGGAATAGCTGGTTGAGCCAGGTACGCACCTTCTCGGCCACCGAGGGCGCACCGCGTTTCTCGATCCGACCGACGATTTCCAGCAGGTCGGCGCGAGTGATGACGTGGATCGAGCGCTTGCCCAGCGTGGGGAGCACGTCGTTGCCGAAGATGCGCGGAAGCGTGGCGAGCGTGGTTTGCCGTCCCCTCTTGAGGCGACCCTGTTCCCGGAACTTCAGCCACTTTTCGTAGACCGCCTGGAAGGTGTTCTGCTCGGCCTGGGTCGCCAGTTGTCGGTCCCTCGTCCGCTGGCGCTGCGGGTTGATGTCCTTGGCGACGAGCGCCCGCGCCTCGTCGCGGCGGGTGCGTGCCTCGCGCAGGCTGATCTCGGGATACACCCCCAAGGACATCCGCTTCTGCCGGCCGAGCCAGGTATAGCGGAAGTGCCAGGTCTTCGTGCCCGCGGCCGAGACGGCCAGCGACAGGCCGTCGAAGTCGGGGAG
This window contains:
- a CDS encoding LysR family substrate-binding domain-containing protein — encoded protein: MRGSPPSSVLKLGISSGVPSSRLAALLALHRAKEPETPVSMEEVTSSPDLIEGVKNGRYDIGLVATTTPADDAPLWREELAVAVPDRSPLLRYAAIPLGALLSYPLFQYCPLACEVLFGQEWPVLYGVTSYELMTVMVSAGYGVGIAPRSRIEQSRSWGVVMRPLADGSYWIGTHMFRSERNDSPAIERFVKRAQTIA
- a CDS encoding tyrosine-type recombinase/integrase, encoding MALSDVAVRQAKATGTDYTLPDFDGLSLAVSAAGTKTWHFRYTWLGRQKRMSLGVYPEISLREARTRRDEARALVAKDINPQRQRTRDRQLATQAEQNTFQAVYEKWLKFREQGRLKRGRQTTLATLPRIFGNDVLPTLGKRSIHVITRADLLEIVGRIEKRGAPSVAEKVRTWLNQLFRYALVVVPGLERNPASDLDVVAMPQPPVRHNPFLRMSELPEFLQLLRKYPGRLQTQLGVRMLFLTGVRTGELRLATPDQFHLDDGLWIIPPDVVKQLELKMQKENLRTEDIPPYIVPLSLQAVEIVRHMLERFKQGQKHVFPGAKSLKQRISENTLNTAVKRLGYDGRLTGHGIRATLSTTLNELGYPDKWIDAQLSHVDPNPVRRTYNHAEYVEQRRCMMQDWADRLDLLEQGQLEAASNPLALHLEGLPMAGDGSNTQGSPASTTVQTLVLSKPHDAPPQGAIQMQRLSAVRAPKTEPTISNVQRERMILLDILESPHNLSVADYAKLAGKSRRWITYEVTAGNLLSISLGNRGQRVPDWQLDPLKRRLVQTILKQTARGVDPWEIYHALTQPYDEFGGQSPIEAVTLETLEMAVQVVRRALLIQQIDGPLPRREGGTTRSSALA